The following coding sequences lie in one Caloranaerobacter sp. TR13 genomic window:
- a CDS encoding aldo/keto reductase, with protein MHKRRLGRTNFEVFVIGFGGIPIQKVSKEEAIELIMTANKQGINFIDTARGYGKSEELIGYGIEKCGRDKFIIATKSPVRDYEGMKKEIETSLKLLRTDCIDLYQLHLVRTEEQYKMVMSENGALRALKEAKSKGLIKEIGITSHDVHILEKAIETGEFATIQFPYSPVERQGEKLFERAKELDIGVIIMKPVAGGAIRNVSLSLRFIIENPNISVVIPGMDKINQVIENSSVGKDVRPLTDEERAVIIKEAEELGSEFCRRCGYCAPCPQGIDIPTQFVLEGYYLRYDLKDWAKERYQKLQYKASDCIECGQCEPKCPYDLPIKQMLKRVSKNFSDD; from the coding sequence ATGCATAAGAGAAGACTTGGGAGAACAAACTTTGAAGTTTTTGTAATAGGTTTTGGAGGTATTCCAATTCAGAAAGTAAGCAAGGAAGAAGCCATAGAGTTAATTATGACTGCAAATAAACAAGGAATAAACTTTATAGATACTGCTCGTGGATATGGAAAAAGTGAAGAGTTAATAGGTTATGGCATTGAAAAATGCGGAAGAGATAAATTTATAATAGCGACTAAATCACCAGTTAGAGATTATGAAGGAATGAAAAAAGAAATAGAAACTAGTTTGAAGTTATTGAGAACTGATTGTATTGATTTATATCAATTACATTTGGTTAGAACAGAAGAGCAATATAAAATGGTTATGAGTGAAAATGGGGCATTAAGAGCTTTAAAAGAAGCAAAGTCTAAAGGACTTATAAAAGAAATAGGAATTACAAGCCATGATGTTCATATATTAGAAAAAGCTATAGAAACTGGAGAGTTTGCTACTATTCAGTTTCCATATAGTCCAGTTGAAAGACAAGGTGAAAAATTATTTGAAAGAGCTAAAGAGTTAGATATAGGAGTAATTATTATGAAACCTGTAGCTGGTGGGGCAATAAGAAATGTTAGTCTTTCATTAAGGTTTATAATAGAAAATCCTAATATTTCAGTAGTAATTCCAGGAATGGACAAAATAAATCAGGTTATTGAAAATAGTAGTGTAGGAAAAGATGTAAGGCCTTTAACAGATGAAGAAAGAGCAGTTATAATAAAGGAGGCCGAAGAATTAGGTAGTGAATTTTGTAGAAGATGCGGATATTGTGCTCCATGTCCTCAGGGGATAGATATACCTACTCAATTTGTATTAGAAGGTTATTATTTAAGATATGACTTAAAAGACTGGGCTAAAGAAAGATATCAAAAATTACAGTACAAAGCTAGTGATTGTATTGAATGTGGACAATGTGAACCTAAATGTCCTTATGATTTACCAATAAAGCAAATGCTTAAGCGCGTATCAAAAAATTTTAGTGACGATTAG
- a CDS encoding transposase produces the protein MPRKRREKSSTGIYHVMLRGINGQVIFHENEDYEKLIQTLKEYKKVCEYEIYAFCLMSNHIHLLIKEGKEDLGIVFRRIGARYVYWYNRKYNRSGHLFQDRYRSEVVENDKYFMTVLRYI, from the coding sequence ATGCCAAGGAAAAGAAGAGAAAAAAGTAGCACGGGAATATACCATGTGATGCTTAGAGGTATAAATGGACAAGTAATATTTCATGAAAATGAAGATTATGAGAAATTAATCCAAACATTAAAAGAGTATAAAAAGGTATGTGAGTATGAAATATATGCTTTTTGTCTTATGAGTAATCATATACACTTACTAATAAAAGAGGGAAAAGAAGATTTGGGGATTGTTTTTCGAAGAATAGGAGCAAGATATGTGTATTGGTATAACCGGAAATATAATAGAAGTGGACATTTATTTCAAGATAGGTATAGAAGTGAGGTAGTAGAAAACGATAAATATTTTATGACAGTACTGAGATATATACA
- the rlmD gene encoding 23S rRNA (uracil(1939)-C(5))-methyltransferase RlmD has translation MSVIKLNEIYEVKIEDINHKGQGVAKIEGFTVFIDGGLLGDKCKVKLVNIKKNYGVGEIVSIIEPSTKRIMPKCKLSYACGGCQIQGLDYQEQLKIKTNKVKNDIKKIGHLEDVVIHDTLGMDNPYRYRNKAQFPVGRKNKKVAIGFYKRGSHEIVDTNSCIIQHEVNDKVIELIRAYMKTYNIKPYDEKTGKGLIRHILTKTAFKTGDVMVVIITNGQKLPYKDKLIEILKSNIVNLKSVIQNINTKKTNVILGDKTKVLFGTEKIIDYIGDLKFNISAKSFFQVNPMQTEVLYNKALEYAQLEGDEIVFDLYCGIGTISLFLAQKAKKVYGIEVVKEAIVDAKENARINGIENVEFYEGTAEDIFPKLYNQGIRADVVVVDPPRKGCDKEVLDTIVKMSPKRVVYVSCNPSTLARDLKYLDQNGYKTIEIQPVDMFPHTMHVESVVLIKRK, from the coding sequence ATGAGTGTAATTAAATTGAATGAAATATATGAAGTGAAAATAGAAGATATTAATCATAAAGGTCAAGGAGTAGCTAAAATAGAAGGGTTTACTGTATTTATAGATGGAGGATTACTAGGAGATAAATGTAAAGTTAAGTTAGTAAATATAAAGAAAAATTATGGAGTTGGAGAGATTGTAAGTATAATAGAACCTTCAACAAAAAGAATTATGCCTAAATGTAAACTTAGTTATGCTTGTGGAGGTTGTCAAATACAAGGACTTGATTATCAAGAGCAATTAAAAATAAAAACTAATAAGGTGAAAAATGATATTAAAAAGATTGGACATTTAGAAGATGTTGTAATACATGATACTTTGGGTATGGATAACCCTTATAGATATAGAAATAAAGCACAATTTCCTGTAGGAAGGAAGAATAAAAAAGTAGCAATAGGTTTTTATAAAAGAGGAAGTCATGAAATTGTTGATACGAATTCATGTATTATACAGCATGAAGTGAATGACAAGGTAATAGAGTTAATTAGAGCATATATGAAAACATATAACATAAAGCCTTATGACGAAAAAACAGGAAAGGGCTTAATTAGACATATACTTACAAAAACTGCATTTAAAACTGGAGATGTAATGGTTGTAATTATTACAAATGGCCAAAAACTGCCGTATAAAGACAAATTAATAGAAATTCTTAAAAGTAATATAGTAAATTTGAAAAGTGTAATACAAAACATAAATACTAAAAAGACTAATGTTATTTTAGGAGATAAAACAAAGGTATTGTTTGGTACTGAAAAAATTATAGACTATATAGGAGATTTAAAATTTAATATATCAGCAAAATCATTTTTTCAAGTAAATCCTATGCAGACAGAAGTACTTTATAATAAGGCTTTAGAGTATGCACAGCTTGAAGGAGATGAAATAGTATTTGATTTATACTGTGGTATAGGAACAATTTCTCTATTTCTAGCCCAAAAAGCAAAGAAAGTATATGGAATTGAGGTTGTAAAGGAAGCTATAGTTGACGCTAAGGAAAATGCTAGGATAAATGGTATTGAAAATGTTGAGTTTTATGAAGGTACAGCAGAAGACATATTTCCAAAACTATATAATCAGGGTATAAGAGCAGATGTGGTTGTAGTTGATCCTCCTAGAAAAGGGTGTGACAAAGAAGTATTAGATACAATAGTTAAAATGTCACCGAAAAGAGTCGTGTATGTATCATGCAATCCATCTACATTAGCAAGAGATCTAAAATATTTAGACCAAAACGGATATAAAACTATTGAAATACAGCCAGTAGACATGTTCCCACATACTATGCACGTGGAGTCAGTAGTATTGATTAAAAGAAAATGA
- the pyk gene encoding pyruvate kinase produces the protein MKRTKIVCTIGPASENEEVLRQLILNGLNVVRLNFSHGDHEEHKKRIDLVKKLREELDMPVAIMLDTKGPEIRTGNFEKGVEELKEGQEFILTTRDILGNDKICSITYKGLPNDVKKGDTILIDDGLIGLEVVDIIDGTDIKCIVKNAGTIKNKKGVNVPGVKVNLPAITEKDRADIEFGIENGIDFIAASFIRKAADVIEIRKILEENNAEHIQIISKIENQEGVDNIDEILEVSDGIMVARGDLGVEIPTEEVPLVQKMIIRKCNELGKPVITATQMLDSMIRNPRPTRAETTDVANAIMDGTDAIMLSGETAAGKYPVEAVRTMANIAKRTEASLDYKAILRSKTMGKDITVTNAISHATCATAEDLGATAIITATSSGYTAKAVSKFRPSAPIIAATPNKQVMRRLAIVWGVYPVYAQHSGSTDEVIELSVKSALEKGYINNGDLVVITAGVPVGVAGSTNLIKVHIVGDVILKGTGIGNKAAIGKVCVVQNAEEAEKKFNDGDVLVTVNTDREMVKYMEKAAAIITEKGGLTSHAAIVAINIGKPVIVGAENATKELKDGETITVDSIRGLVYKGKTQVL, from the coding sequence ATGAAACGCACAAAAATAGTTTGTACAATAGGACCTGCATCAGAGAATGAAGAGGTTTTAAGACAACTTATTTTAAATGGTCTAAATGTTGTGAGATTAAATTTTTCTCATGGCGACCATGAAGAACATAAAAAAAGAATAGATTTGGTTAAGAAATTAAGAGAAGAATTAGATATGCCAGTAGCTATTATGTTAGATACTAAAGGACCAGAGATTAGAACTGGTAACTTTGAAAAAGGAGTAGAGGAATTAAAAGAAGGCCAAGAATTTATTCTTACAACAAGAGATATTTTAGGTAATGATAAGATTTGTAGCATTACTTATAAAGGATTACCTAATGATGTAAAAAAAGGCGATACTATACTTATAGATGATGGACTAATTGGTCTAGAAGTTGTAGATATCATAGATGGTACTGATATAAAATGTATTGTAAAAAATGCTGGAACAATTAAGAATAAAAAAGGAGTTAACGTACCAGGAGTAAAAGTAAATCTTCCTGCTATAACTGAAAAAGATAGAGCAGATATAGAATTTGGTATCGAAAATGGAATAGACTTTATAGCTGCTTCATTTATTAGAAAAGCTGCAGACGTTATAGAGATAAGAAAAATTTTAGAAGAAAATAATGCAGAACATATACAAATTATTTCAAAAATAGAGAACCAAGAAGGCGTTGACAATATAGATGAAATTTTAGAAGTTTCTGATGGTATAATGGTAGCAAGAGGAGACCTTGGGGTTGAAATACCAACAGAAGAAGTACCATTAGTGCAAAAAATGATTATTAGAAAATGTAATGAATTAGGTAAACCTGTAATTACAGCAACTCAAATGCTAGATTCAATGATAAGGAATCCAAGACCAACAAGAGCAGAGACTACTGACGTAGCAAATGCTATTATGGATGGAACTGATGCAATAATGTTATCAGGTGAAACTGCAGCAGGTAAATATCCTGTAGAAGCAGTTAGAACAATGGCTAACATAGCAAAGAGAACAGAAGCTTCTCTTGATTACAAGGCGATTTTAAGATCAAAAACTATGGGCAAAGACATTACAGTTACAAATGCAATAAGTCATGCTACTTGTGCAACAGCTGAAGATTTAGGGGCTACAGCTATAATAACAGCAACTTCATCAGGATATACAGCAAAAGCTGTGTCAAAATTCAGACCAAGTGCTCCAATTATTGCAGCTACACCAAATAAGCAGGTTATGAGAAGATTAGCTATAGTTTGGGGAGTGTATCCAGTATATGCTCAGCATTCTGGTTCAACTGATGAAGTAATAGAATTATCTGTAAAAAGTGCACTTGAAAAAGGCTATATAAATAATGGTGATTTAGTAGTTATTACAGCTGGAGTTCCTGTTGGAGTAGCTGGAAGCACAAACCTAATTAAAGTACACATAGTAGGAGATGTAATATTAAAAGGTACTGGTATAGGTAATAAAGCTGCAATTGGTAAAGTATGTGTAGTACAAAACGCAGAAGAAGCTGAAAAGAAGTTTAATGATGGAGATGTTCTAGTTACAGTAAATACTGATAGAGAAATGGTTAAATATATGGAAAAAGCTGCTGCTATTATAACAGAAAAAGGTGGATTGACTTCACATGCAGCTATTGTTGCTATCAATATAGGAAAACCTGTAATAGTAGGAGCAGAAAATGCAACTAAAGAATTAAAAGATGGAGAGACTATAACTGTAGATAGTATAAGAGGTTTAGTATATAAAGGAAAAACACAAGTACTATAA
- a CDS encoding thioesterase family protein: protein MVNETVIRVRYGETDQMGVVYHANYFAWFDIGRTEFFRGIGMEYKTLEEKDVLLPVIDVGCKYIVSAKYDDEIIIRTRVTELKGVRLKFNYEIVRKNDMTKLAEGYTAHAFVNSELKPINFKKKFKNIWEMLKKSIENY from the coding sequence ATGGTTAATGAAACAGTTATCAGAGTAAGATATGGTGAAACTGACCAGATGGGAGTTGTGTATCATGCAAACTACTTTGCATGGTTTGATATAGGAAGAACAGAGTTTTTTAGAGGAATTGGAATGGAGTATAAAACACTTGAAGAAAAAGATGTACTTTTGCCAGTAATTGATGTAGGATGTAAATATATCGTTTCAGCAAAATATGATGATGAGATAATAATAAGAACAAGGGTAACTGAGCTAAAAGGAGTTAGGTTAAAGTTTAATTATGAAATAGTCAGGAAAAACGATATGACTAAATTAGCTGAAGGTTATACAGCTCATGCTTTTGTCAATTCTGAATTAAAACCTATTAATTTCAAAAAGAAATTTAAAAACATATGGGAAATGTTAAAAAAATCAATAGAAAATTATTAG
- the pfkA gene encoding 6-phosphofructokinase has product MKTIGVLTSGGDAPGMNAAVRAVVRTAIYNGLKVMGVKQGYNGLISGNIEEMNLSSVADIIHRGGTFLRTARCEEFKTEEGRKKALTVLKVFGIEGLVVIGGDGSFQGAKKLSELGIPTIGIPGTIDNDLGYTDYTIGFDTAVNTVLDAISKIRDTSTSHGRAVIVEVMGRHCGDIALYAGLAGGAESVIVPEEGFNIDDVCKRLIQGRNRGKLHSIILLAEGVGKAYELGEEIQEKTGIETRVTVLGHIQRGGSPTAFDRILASKMGAKAVELLLEGKSGRVIGVKGNELFDMDIDEALALDKNFDKDMYNLTKILSI; this is encoded by the coding sequence ATGAAAACTATAGGTGTTTTAACAAGTGGCGGAGACGCACCTGGTATGAATGCTGCAGTTAGAGCAGTTGTAAGGACAGCTATATACAATGGGCTTAAGGTAATGGGAGTAAAACAAGGATATAATGGGCTTATTAGTGGTAATATTGAAGAAATGAACCTATCATCTGTAGCAGACATTATACATAGAGGAGGAACTTTTTTAAGAACAGCTAGATGTGAAGAGTTCAAAACTGAAGAAGGTAGAAAAAAAGCTCTTACAGTTTTAAAAGTGTTTGGAATTGAAGGTCTAGTAGTTATAGGTGGAGATGGTTCATTCCAAGGAGCAAAAAAATTAAGTGAGCTAGGCATTCCTACAATTGGTATTCCAGGTACTATAGATAATGATTTGGGGTATACTGATTATACAATAGGTTTTGACACAGCAGTTAATACAGTTTTAGATGCAATTAGTAAAATAAGAGATACATCAACTTCTCATGGTAGAGCAGTAATTGTAGAGGTTATGGGTAGACATTGTGGAGACATAGCTTTATATGCAGGGCTTGCTGGAGGAGCAGAAAGTGTTATTGTTCCTGAAGAAGGTTTCAATATAGACGATGTATGTAAGAGATTAATTCAAGGCAGAAATAGAGGGAAATTGCACAGTATAATTTTATTAGCAGAAGGTGTAGGCAAAGCTTATGAATTAGGTGAAGAAATTCAAGAAAAAACAGGTATAGAGACTAGAGTTACTGTTTTGGGACATATTCAAAGAGGAGGAAGCCCAACAGCTTTCGATAGGATTTTAGCAAGTAAAATGGGAGCTAAAGCTGTAGAATTATTGTTAGAAGGTAAATCAGGTAGGGTAATAGGTGTTAAAGGAAATGAGTTATTTGACATGGATATTGATGAAGCACTTGCATTAGACAAAAACTTTGATAAAGATATGTATAATTTGACTAAGATACTTTCAATATAA
- a CDS encoding FxsA family protein has product MFFKLILLFTITPIIELFLLLQLSKVTSVWTTIGIVLTTGIVGAYLAKSEGKLVLSKIRTELNYGRIPGNELLNGLCILIGGALLLTPGLITDTLGFVLVIPGTREIFKSILKRKFKKMIESGNIYFHFRR; this is encoded by the coding sequence ATGTTTTTTAAGCTAATTTTACTTTTTACAATAACGCCGATAATCGAGTTATTTTTGCTATTACAACTATCAAAAGTGACAAGTGTGTGGACTACTATTGGTATTGTGTTAACTACAGGTATAGTAGGTGCATATCTTGCTAAAAGTGAAGGTAAGTTAGTTTTAAGTAAGATCAGAACTGAACTAAACTATGGAAGAATACCTGGCAACGAACTTCTAAATGGACTTTGTATTTTGATAGGTGGTGCATTATTATTAACTCCAGGTTTAATAACTGATACATTGGGTTTTGTATTAGTAATACCGGGTACAAGAGAGATATTTAAGAGTATCTTAAAAAGAAAATTTAAGAAAATGATTGAATCAGGGAATATATATTTTCACTTTAGAAGATAG